In Siniperca chuatsi isolate FFG_IHB_CAS linkage group LG20, ASM2008510v1, whole genome shotgun sequence, the following proteins share a genomic window:
- the LOC122868172 gene encoding TBC1 domain family member 12-like isoform X7, with translation MVAGAKRRELKEAQRRQQQMKERFRQEEVISNASLVWNQHILPHWDTMRSSRRARDLWWGGLPPSVRGRVWSLAIGNELNITADLYEIFLSRAKEKWKNLSETETDDGASLADSLELITRDIARTFVSLCVFQKGGPYHDLLQSILGAYTCYRPDVGYVQGMSSMAAMLILNMDEVEAFISFSNLINRPCQLAFYRVDHQLMLRYFGAFQVFFEETLPRLFLHFQSSGLTPDLYLMDWILSLYTKPLPLDVACRVWDVFFRDGEEFLFRTALGILRLYQDVLLHMDLISIAQFLSRLPDEELLSDRLFSCISATPMLSGNRKWSQVWSSCRESERSSS, from the exons ATGGTGGCTGGAGCCAAGAGGAGAG AGCTGAAGGAGGCTcagaggaggcagcagcagatgaaggAGAGGTTCAGACAGGAGGAGGTGATCTCCAACGCCTCGCTGGTCTGGAACCAGCACATCCTGCCACACTGGGACACCAT GAGGTCGAGTCGTCGTGCCCGGGACCTGTGGTGGGGGGGTTTACCCCCCAGCGTCCGAGGACGAGTCTGGAGCCTCGCCATTGGCAACGAGCTCAACATCACTGCAG acCTGTATGAGATCTTCCTCTCCAGAGCGAAGGAGAAGTGGAAGAACCTCAGTGAGACAGAGACTGATG ACGGAGCGTCGCTGGCTGACAGTCTGGAGCTCATCACACGGGACATCGCCAGAACTTTCGTCTCGCTCTGCGTCTTCCAGAAG ggtGGTCCTTACCACGATCTGCTGCAAAGCATTCTGGGAGCTTACACCTGCTACAGACCTGATGTGGGATAT GTGCAGGGTATGTCCTCCATGGCAGCCATGTTGATCCTGAACATGGACGAGGTCGAAGCCTTTATTAGCTTCTCCAACCTGATCAACAGACCCTGTCAGCTGGCTTTTTACAGAGTGGACCACCagctg atgCTCAGGTATTTCGGGGCCTTCCAGGTGTTTTTCGAGGAGACTCTTCCTCGTCTGTTCCTTCACTTTCAGTCTTCAGGTCTGACTCCTGACCTCTACCTCATGGACTG gATCCTGTCTCTCTACACGAAGCCCCTCCCTCTGGACGTAGCGTGCAGAGTTTGGGACGTTTTCTTTCGAGACGGGGAGGAGTTCCTGTTCAGGACAGCTCTGGGGATCCTGAGACTCTACCAGGACGTCCTGCTGCACATGGACCTCATCAGCATCG CTCAGTTCCTGTCCCGCCTCCCTGATGAAGAGCTGCTCTCTGATAGGCTGTTCTCCTGCATCTCGGCCACGCCCATGCTGAGCGGGAACAGGAAGTGGAGCCAG GTTTGGTCTTCGTGCAGAGAGTCcgagaggagcagcagctga
- the LOC122868172 gene encoding TBC1 domain family member 12-like isoform X4, translated as MEKSDDASSSPVTESSPCHHHRPSPSADDIARGHQQVTRSGDGEEVASGALPQCVDLATCTLYSGSDYGPQGPIRGCSDIEEAGDNRGAGLSLRDDVTPTDRVSPKVNCCHRLGDDGRRGATGRTNRHLDEPTSSKASQVDLNPATPSDSDSDTQEADVTSDLPEVGSDDDAFVTEPPPPGELNPPTAAARSGNTFECGRRQSAPGQLVQDDGGSESELQSRRPGIIEYFNSRKQRSVSHSVAGWKLFGKVPPKQSPSKQARIIQQQSAEISLSSLSSPDLQDSGEFEARQVAARSSPTHHAAGQQSKRKVDFEPLSTTALILEDRPPNLPAKSAEETQRHRQQYEQMVAGAKRRELKEAQRRQQQMKERFRQEEVISNASLVWNQHILPHWDTMRSSRRARDLWWGGLPPSVRGRVWSLAIGNELNITADLYEIFLSRAKEKWKNLSETETDDGASLADSLELITRDIARTFVSLCVFQKGGPYHDLLQSILGAYTCYRPDVGYVQGMSSMAAMLILNMDEVEAFISFSNLINRPCQLAFYRVDHQLMLRYFGAFQVFFEETLPRLFLHFQSSGLTPDLYLMDWILSLYTKPLPLDVACRVWDVFFRDGEEFLFRTALGILRLYQDVLLHMDLISIAQFLSRLPDEELLSDRLFSCISATPMLSGNRKWSQVWSSCRESERSSS; from the exons atggaaaaaagcGATGACGCGTCCTCTTCACCGGTGACCGAGTCCTCGCCGTGTCATCACCACCGCCCCTCCCCCTCAGCTGATGACATCGCCCGGGGTCATCAGCAGGTGACACGTTCAGGAGACGGTGAGGAGGTGGCGTCCGGCGCTCTGCCGCAGTGTGTGGATCTCGCCACCTGTACGCTGTACTCTGGGTCGGATTACGGCCCGCAAGGACCGATCAGAGGTTGCTCTGACATCGAGGAGGCAGGTGACAATCGGGGGGCGGGGCTTAGTCTGAGAGATGATGTCACCCCAACAGACAGGGTCAGTCCAAAGGTTAACTGCTGTCACAGACTGGGTGATGATGGCCGGCGTGGGGCTACCGGACGCACCAACCGCCACCTCGACGAGCCCACCTCTTCGAAGGCCTCCCAGGTAGATCTCAACCCTGCGACCCCctcagactctgactcagacacaCAGGAGGCGGATGTGACATCTGACCTACCAGAGGTCGGCTCCGATGATGACGCCTTCGTCACGGAGCCGCCACCACCGGGCGAGCTGAACCCCCCCACCGCGGCTGCTCGCTCCGGGAACACGTTCGAGTGCGGCCGCAGGCAGAGCGCTCCGGGTCAGCTGGTGCAGGACGACGGGGGTTCAGAGTCTGAGCTGCAGTCCAGGAGACCGGGGATCATCGAGTACTTCAACAG caggaaGCAGCGGTCCGTCAGTCACAGTGTTGCTGGCTGGAAGCTGTTTGGTAAAGTTCCTCCCAAACAGAGTCCCTCCAAACAGGCTCGGATCATCCAGCAG CAGAGCGCTGAGATCAGCCTGagctctctgtcctctccagaCCTCCAGGACTCTGGG GAGTTCGAGGCGCGGCAGGTCGCAGCCCGCAGCTCTCCTACCCATCATGCCGCTGGGCAGCAGAGCAAGAGGAAGGTGGATTTTGAGCCGCTGTCGACCACAGCGCTGATCCTGGAGGACCGACCGCC gaACCTTCCAGCCAAGTCAGCAGAGGAGAcccagagacacagacagcagtACGAGCAGATGGTGGCTGGAGCCAAGAGGAGAG AGCTGAAGGAGGCTcagaggaggcagcagcagatgaaggAGAGGTTCAGACAGGAGGAGGTGATCTCCAACGCCTCGCTGGTCTGGAACCAGCACATCCTGCCACACTGGGACACCAT GAGGTCGAGTCGTCGTGCCCGGGACCTGTGGTGGGGGGGTTTACCCCCCAGCGTCCGAGGACGAGTCTGGAGCCTCGCCATTGGCAACGAGCTCAACATCACTGCAG acCTGTATGAGATCTTCCTCTCCAGAGCGAAGGAGAAGTGGAAGAACCTCAGTGAGACAGAGACTGATG ACGGAGCGTCGCTGGCTGACAGTCTGGAGCTCATCACACGGGACATCGCCAGAACTTTCGTCTCGCTCTGCGTCTTCCAGAAG ggtGGTCCTTACCACGATCTGCTGCAAAGCATTCTGGGAGCTTACACCTGCTACAGACCTGATGTGGGATAT GTGCAGGGTATGTCCTCCATGGCAGCCATGTTGATCCTGAACATGGACGAGGTCGAAGCCTTTATTAGCTTCTCCAACCTGATCAACAGACCCTGTCAGCTGGCTTTTTACAGAGTGGACCACCagctg atgCTCAGGTATTTCGGGGCCTTCCAGGTGTTTTTCGAGGAGACTCTTCCTCGTCTGTTCCTTCACTTTCAGTCTTCAGGTCTGACTCCTGACCTCTACCTCATGGACTG gATCCTGTCTCTCTACACGAAGCCCCTCCCTCTGGACGTAGCGTGCAGAGTTTGGGACGTTTTCTTTCGAGACGGGGAGGAGTTCCTGTTCAGGACAGCTCTGGGGATCCTGAGACTCTACCAGGACGTCCTGCTGCACATGGACCTCATCAGCATCG CTCAGTTCCTGTCCCGCCTCCCTGATGAAGAGCTGCTCTCTGATAGGCTGTTCTCCTGCATCTCGGCCACGCCCATGCTGAGCGGGAACAGGAAGTGGAGCCAG GTTTGGTCTTCGTGCAGAGAGTCcgagaggagcagcagctga